The genomic interval GGCTTGCTGGCCTGACAGAAGGGGCAGCGCATCAGGCCCACACTGGGGCCACTGCCACCCCCTAGTGGTCCCTTATGGAAAAGCAGCTTCACCCCCAAGCCTTGGGCGAGACAGACGCGTTCCcgtcctctcctcctcctcccaccttttCCCTCTTtgccactctcctcccctctctgcttGCCTGGTGGAAAGCGCTTTGACGCGGCTCTGTCACCCACCAGCCGTAGGACCTCGAGCTAAACCTCTTCGggactcagtgtcctcatctggaaaatggggattaTAACTCTTGAGGGTGAAATGAGATAATCCACGTGacacacccagcacagtgcctggcccagtagatgtttattacttattattctaattattatCATGTCTGGCACTTGACAGGTGCTCCACCATTGCTAGTTTGCTCGCTCTCTTCATCTGCGTAGCCCGAGCTGAGATTCAGGATGATACTCCTAAAGCATTCCCCTGCCTCCCTCATCCCAGACCAATGAAATCGGAAATCTTTGTAATGGATATGggcattggtatttttttaatttttagtttatttttatttatttttatcttttttttaaagattttttaaaatttatctgagacagagagcatgcctgaatgggggggaggggcaaagggagagggagacacagactccccactgagcagggagcacaacatgggctggatcctaggaccctgggatcatgacccgagccaaaggcagacacttaaccgactgagccacccaggcgtcccttcatcgttttttttttttgaagttccccaggtgatgctaatgtaTACAGACCAGGAGGAGAACCATACTGGTGACCAACAGTCCTGGGTTATCTGGGACTTTCCAGGTATTAGCACTGTAAATCCTACACCCCAAGAACCCCCTCAGCCCTGGGCAAACAGGGATGCTtggtcaccccctcccccaaggaaCAGACCCACGTTTTCTGAATCCCAGATCAAGACACACAGTCTGGGCGCCAATGACTGGAAATCggttgcttgcttgttttttcaagttcatttattttttttaaagtaatctctacacccagtgctcaaacttacgacccggagatcaagagttgcatgctctacagactgagctggccaggtgcccctggaaatgcGTTATTTGAAAGCTCAGCTTAGAGTGGTGGATCACAGAGGCCGCAGGGTCAGCCCGGGCCAGGAGCCAGGTTCTGAAGGGGAGAGGGGCCGGCTGGGGGTCAGTCAGACAGGTCTCCATCATTGGGTCCCCTGGGGCTCCAGCCCCTGGCCGCCCGCTCCATGGCCTTCACCCAGCGGTCCCTCAGCTCCTCGGTTTCGGCCTTGAAGGTGTAAAGCTGGCCTGACTGTTGCAGCTGGAAGACCCGGGGGTCTGCCTGGGTCCCTGCAGTCACCTGGTAGCCCAGCAGGGGGACGGAGGTGTGAGCCCGCAtgtcctgggaggggaggagagagccaTGGGCCACTGTCTCTCTGGTCAGCCCCACCGCCTAGGACAGCCAATCTGAAGGTAACAGCCACATACCCACCTCTCACTCCCCAAACACCCACGAAGCAGGGACTGGTGGGAGGGcttcaaggaggaggaggactggcTGCCCGCTGGGCAAAGCTGTTGTGACCTGGAGTCTGGGCCCAGCTCTGAAAGCCACGAACCCTCTGGCTGGAGGGAACCACATCCTcattgggtctcagtttcctcctctggcaTATGGGGCCAGCAATTCTCCCCATACCCATATACACCGCAAGAAGGCCGAGGTTTGGGGGTGGCATTACCTGAGGGGCAGCGTAGACGTAGAGGACGAGGGGGTCATCCCGGGGGATCACACACCAGCCCCGGGGGCCACTCTTGCCCCACTTGTCCCCGACCAGCTGCAGGAAACTGCACATGAGGCTCTCCTCGGACCCTGTCGCGGACCCTTTCTGAaaaccagagaaacagagagactgtTGGGGAACGGAGCACCCACTGTGTGACAGACACTGGACCGGGGGCTTGACAATCACTATTTCTAATCCTTGCAGCACCCCTACAAGGAGGCGTCATTTGTCCCTGAGCCTCAGACAGGTCCCATCAGGGCCTTGTGGTCGGTGGCAGAGCTGTGGTCAAGCCCCAGCCAGCCCGAGCTTGGGGCAGGTGCTGGGGGTGCTTATCACCTGTGAGTTGCCCCAGGGAACAGAACTGGGGCCTGAGAAGGGAGAGGCCTATGTGGTCTAGTGGGCAGGGAAGGCATGAGCAGGGAATGGGGAAGACTGGAAAGTGGGCAGAGGTCCGCAGAAGGGAACCGCCTTAAAACCTGGGAGCTGCGTTCAGCTGAACGTGCAGGggtcttcccccacctccctgggaCTGTGGGCAGACAGAGGATGGGGAGTGTGACCACGGCTGGCTCATTGCTCAGCCCCGAGGACAGGGCCAGCACGTGGTGGGTGCCCGCACACATTTGCTGAGTGGGGGCCCTCGGCCCTCACCTCCAGGATGCCCCGCCTCTTGTCCTCCTTGTCCTCAGGGAGCACGTTTCCAGTGAGGAAGGTGTAGCAGTGGAAGCAGACGCGGTTGGGCCTGTTGTCATCGTATTTGAGCTCAGCCCGGTAGTCAGAGCACTTGGCGCACACCACCTGGGGGCGGACGGGCAGGAGGGGCTTGGGGTCTCAGGTGAGGCAGGGGAGGGCGGCATTGGTGCCTtggcctgggaggtgggggcatgAGAGCACCCAGGGACAGGAGGAAGACAGAGCAAACTTCGGGAGAGGAATGGACGCAGACACAGGTGGTGCCCTGTGCTGGCAGAGGCCCAGCCTGGAGGCCATGGCTTTGGGGGAAAGCTCAGACTGCACTCCCCCCAGCTGGGGGCTCAAGAGCTGGCCCTCCCTGTAGGTGCCTCTCGATTCCCCTTTTGTGAGGGTGGCTATTAATCCCAGGGGCTTCCCTGCACACACCCCTGCATCTGATTCACTTCTCCaagctctctctcccctctgccatcTCCCCTGATCATCCCAGACTCCCGACCAGGTGGGCAGTGCTGGCGCGTTCATCCTCACCCAACAGCAAGGGGGCAGTGACCTGCCGAGGGCCACTCCACTCACAGGCAGCAGGTGGCCCTCCCCAAACAGGACAGGTATCTAAAGTTCCATGGTTTAGCTTTAAGATTCATGCAAATTTTGCATTCCATTCAATCCTAGAGTCAAGTGTGTTCTAATATAAAATTGAAGGACTGGTTGTTTTTGCCAGGAAGGCCTGTCACGTGCATTCGGTGGAatgcctcccccaccctccccgccgGCCAGGGTGGAGAAAGCCCCCAGGCAGGCCAACATGGATCATGCTGGGGAGGCCAGAAGAAAGAGGCATGGCAAGACTCGGAGAGAAGCATGGGGGCTGCAGGATAGAACTTCCAGGGAGACTGGGTTGTCACCGTGAGCCCAGGATGTAGGGTTGGAAATAAGGGGCCAGACACAGAGACCAGGGGGCTCATCTGGGTGCCCAGCACAGCACATGGCCTGGGAGGGACCCACAGGAGAAGGCCTGGCCTGCCCCACCCTCACCAGGATTCCCGTCTGGCAGGTGGGGAGACAGAAACTGGGCACCCAAACCACCGAAAAGATGACTCACAGAATACAAAGGTATGAGCAGGCATGAGAAACCCCGAAATTGGGCCAGGGATCTCTCATAGAGCCCCACACAGGGAGCTTCAACTACCttgggaatattttattttgttgagatttacattttttttatattgctagtgtatttattttctcctccacCAGCTTTTTAGtctgaaaattttcaaacctaCGGACAAGTTGGAAGAATAATACAATGATACCGCCCCCACCAAACTCACTGATTGTTAacatttttgccatatttgctttctctctctctatatatatatgtgtttttttctgaatcatcTGAGTATAAATTACAGTCATCATGACACCGCACCCTCAAATAAATAGCTGGTGTCTCCTAAGAACAAGGGCATTTTCTTGCCTATTCATTATGTCATGATCACACTTGGGAAATTTAACATCGATATAGGATTACTGCTCGTGAtcaaattttccccaaatttcccaGTAAGGGCCTCTgtggctggttttgtttttcccatccATGATTCAGTTAAGGATCGTacatttcatttagttgtcaGAATGTTATATTTCTTCCCTGTACCTTGAAAGTAGGTACATGGGTATTGTTATTCTTTGTGCCTCTTTGTAtttcttaactattttaaataattttttaggaaCTACTTACTAAATTGCAAATGTGAATTGACTCAACCCTTATTTACAAACGTGAATCACCAAGAACAGTAGCTAATCCCCAGAACCTTTCTATTTGGCTCTCattgcttacacacacacaggtgtgttCCCAGTCCTTGAAATTTACTCTATGCCCCAACTGCCATGTAATACATTTTGGGGACACCTCCCTGACCAGCCCCAACCTGCCTGACTGGTCTCCTGTCTCCTCATTAAAGACTGAGGTCGTAAAGGGCTTCTCTGTTTGCAGAGTAAACAGAGGGGGTTGTCAGGTCAACAGAGAACAGCTCAAGTACAGCAGGTGCTTAAAAAGCCAAGCAAGAACTGCCTCTGATAACCGGGCCTGAGCTGGTAAGAGGAGGGGACAGGTTCCTTCCTCAATCAGCTGGTGCTGCTCCTCTGAGTGAGCCCCGCCTGAACTgttgaggaaggaaaggaggagctCACTATCACCCTGGAGGCA from Neomonachus schauinslandi unplaced genomic scaffold, ASM220157v2 HiC_scaffold_2431, whole genome shotgun sequence carries:
- the LOC110577835 gene encoding FYVE, RhoGEF and PH domain-containing protein 2-like; the protein is VVCAKCSDYRAELKYDDNRPNRVCFHCYTFLTGNVLPEDKEDKRRGILEKGSATGSEESLMCSFLQLVGDKWGKSGPRGWCVIPRDDPLVLYVYAAPQDMRAHTSVPLLGYQVTAGTQADPRVFQLQQSGQLYTFKAETEELRDRWVKAMERAARGWSPRGPNDGDLSD